GAGCGAGGAGGCCACCTCCAGCTGTGCGGTGTCCAGTTGGGAGAAGGCGGCGAGCAGCGGGCGCATCACGAAGGGCGTGAAGTAGGTGATCTCCGCGAGGAGCACGCCCCAGGGGGTGGTGAGGAAGTGGAAGGGGCCCTCCGCCGCGCCGGTGACGTCCGTCCACACCCCGTTGGCCATGCCGACGGTGCCGTAGACGAAGAGCAGCGCGAGGGTGATGAGGAAGGAGGGGAAGGAGAGGAAGACGTCGATGAAGCGGGCGACGGCCTTCGATCCGGGGAAGGGGACGAAGGCGATGACCAGCGCCAGCGCGAACCCGAGGAGCAGGCATCCGACGGTGGCGCCGACGGCCAGCCAGACGGTGGTGCCGAGGGCCTCGCGGAAGACGGTGGAGGCGAAGACCTTGCCGTAGGCGTCGAGGGCGCCGCCGCCGTTGTCGGGGGTGAAGGACTGCTGGACGACCAGCGCGAGGGGGTATAGGAAGACCAGGGCGAGCACGATCACCGGCGGCAGCGACCACAGCCAACGGGGCAGGGTGCGGGACGCCTCGGCGGCGGGCGGTACGGGGGCGGGCGGTACGGCGGCGGGCGGTACGGGGGCGGGCTGTACGGGGGCGGGCTGTACGGGGGCGGGCTGTACGGGGCCTGCGCGGCCGGGGTCCGCAGCGGCGCCGTCCGGCTCCGCGCCGCCCGGCGCCCGTACGCTCTGGTGCGGAACGGTCCCGGCGGCCCCGGCGGTCCCGGCGGCCTCGGCGGTCCCGGCCGCCCGCACCCGGTCCGGCGCGGACGCGGACCCGGTGGCGTCAGCCATCGGAGACTCCCGCCGACAGCAGGACCGCGTC
This is a stretch of genomic DNA from Streptomyces sp. NBC_00536. It encodes these proteins:
- a CDS encoding 2-aminoethylphosphonate ABC transporter permease subunit, coding for MPRWLWSLPPVIVLALVFLYPLALVVQQSFTPDNGGGALDAYGKVFASTVFREALGTTVWLAVGATVGCLLLGFALALVIAFVPFPGSKAVARFIDVFLSFPSFLITLALLFVYGTVGMANGVWTDVTGAAEGPFHFLTTPWGVLLAEITYFTPFVMRPLLAAFSQLDTAQLEVASSLGAKPGRIIRRVILPEALPALGAGGSLVLVMCLNEFGIVLFTGAKDVTTLPMLIYGKAILESDYPAACVVAVVNIAISVGLFGLYRVVSKRAGA